The DNA region CGGCGGCGCGCAGCGCCGTCGCGGTGCTGCTGGAGAAGGCGGCGGACGGGAGCTGGGTGCCCTCGGGCACGCACGGGACCGATCACCCGGTGGCGATCGAGCTGCTCGCCGCCTGCCCGGACGAGCTCGGCGCGCTCGAGGCCGAGCCGGTGGCGCGGGCCGAGCAGGCGCCGGGCGAGCTGGGGCCGTTCGGGCCGCGGGTGCTCCTGCTGCCGGTCACCGAGGAGGGCGCGCTGCTCGGGGTCGTGGCGGTGCAGGCGCCGGGCCCGCTCGACCCGACCGCCGCCGAGGCGGTCGCCTACCTCTGCCGCAACCTGGGGCTGGCGCTCCGCAACCTGGGCCGGCTGAGGCAGGTCGAGCACCTCGCCTACCTCGACGACCTCACGCACCTCTACAACACCCGCTACCTGGACATGGCGCTCGAGCGCGAGATGCAGAGCGGCCGCCCGTTCTCGGTCCTGTTCATGGACCTCGACCACTTCAAGACGGTCAACGACCAGCACGGCCACCTCTCCGGCTCGCGCCTGCTCGTCGAGGTGGCCCGCGTGCTCCGCTCCTGCGTCCGGGACGAGGACGTCCTGGTCCGTTACGGGGGGGACGAGTACGTGGTGCTGCTGGTCGGGATCGACTCCGGCGGCGGGCTGAAGGTGGCCGAGCGGGTCCGCCGGGCCATCGAGGACCACCGCTTCCTGTCGCGGGAGGGCGCCCGGGTGCGGGTCACCGCCTCGATCGGCCTCGCCAGCTACCCCGAGCACGCCCAGGAGAAGAGCGAGATCCTGGACCTCGCCGACCGCGCCATGTACCGGGGAAAGCGCTCCAGCCGGAACGTGGTCTACATGGCGTCGAAGGACCTGCCCCCGATCCCGGCCGGCGAGCGGCCGTAGGCGGGCAAAAAAAACGCGGGGCCAAGGAAGGATCCTTGGCCCCGCTGACGACGACTGCCGGGTTCCGCCCGTCCGAGCACGTAGTAGCGGCTGCCCTCGTCATCGACGAGACGGGCCGATATCGCCTTGGCCGTCCGTCGTATGCAAATACCCTACCCGGGCGAGGGCCCGGTGTCAATGACGCACCCCGCTGGGGGATGGGGATTCCCCCTGCACCCGCCTCGGTGCAGGGGGAAAACCCGAGGGACGGCGGACGCTAGTAGTCCATGTCGTCCATGCCGCCGCCCATCCCGGCGCCGGCGCCGCCGCCCGCGGCGGCCTTCTTCTTCGGCTTGTCGGCCACCATCGCCTCGGTGGTGAGGAGGAGGCTGGCCACCGACGCGGCGTTCTGGAGCGCGGTGCGGGAGACCTTGGTCGGATCGATGACGCCGGCCTTGGTCAGGTCCTCGAAGGTGTCGGTCGCGGCGTTGAAGCCGAACGCGCCCTTCCCCTCGAGGATCTTGTTCACCACCACCGGCCCGTCCCAGCCCGCGTTCTCGGCGATGCGCCGGGCCGGCCACTCGAGGGCCTTCACCACGATCTGGACGCCGAACCGCTGGTCGCCCTGGCCGACGTCGAGCTTCTGGAGATCGGCGAGCGACCGGAGGTAGGCCACCCCGCCGCCGGGGACGATGCCCTCCTCGACCGCGGCGCGGGTGGCGTGCAGCGCGTCCTCCACCCGGGCCTTCTTCTCCTTCATCTCGGTCTCGGTGGCGGCGCCCACGTTGATGACCGCCACGCCGCCCACCAGCTTGGCGAGCCGCTCCTGGAGCTTCTCGCGGTCGTACTCGGAGGTGGACTCCTCGATCTGGCCGCGGATCACCTTGATGCGGGCCTCGATGTCCGCCTTCTTGCCCTCGCCGTCCACGATGGTGGTGTTGTCCTTGTCCACCGTGATGCGCTTGGCGCGGCCGAGGTCCTTCAGGCCGAGCTGCTCGAGCTTGATGCCGAGCTCCTCGGCGACCACCGTGCCGCCCGTGAGGGTGGCGATGTCCTTCAGCATCTCCTTGCGACGGTCGCCGAACCCCGGGGCCTTCACGGCGCACACGTGCAGCGTGCCGCGCAGCTTGTTGACCACCAGCGTGGCGAGCGCCTCGCCCTCGACCTCCTCCGCGATGATGAGGAGCGGCTTGCCGGAGCGCGCCACCTGCTCGAGCACCGGGACGAGGTCGGCCATCGCCGTGATCTTCTTCTCGGTGACGAGGACGTACGGATCCTCCAGCGCCGCCTCCATCCGGTCGGGGTTCGTGACGAAGTACGGCGACGAGTAGCCGCGGTCGAACTGCATGCCCTCGACCACGTCGAGCGTGGTCTCGAGGCCCTTCGCCTCCTCGACCGTGATCACGCCCTCCTTGCCGACCTTCTCCATCGCCTCGGCGATGATGTTGCCGATGGTGGTGTCGCCGTTCGCGGAGATGGTGCCGACCTGGGCGATGTCGTCCTTGCCCTTCGTCGGGGTGGAGAGGCTCTTGAGATGGGCCACCACCACCTCGACCGCGCGGTCGATGCCGCGCTTCAGGTCCATGGGGTTGTGGCCGGCCGCGACCAGCTTCAGGCCCTCCTCGTAGATCGAGCGCGCGAGCACGGTGGCCGTGGTGGTGCCGTCGCCGGCCTTGTCGGAGGTCTGCGACGCGACCTCCTTCACCATCTGCGCGCCCATGTTCTCGAACTTGGACTCGAGCTCGATCTCCTTCGCGACGGTGACGCCGTCCTTGGTGATGGTCGGCGCGCCGTAGCTCTTCTCGATGACCACGTTCCGGCCCTTCGGGCCGAGGGTCACCGCGACGGCTTCGGCCAGCGTCTGCACCCCGCGGAGGATGGCCTCGCGGGCGGGCTGGTGGAATGCGATCTCCTTGGCGGGCATGCCGGGTCTCCTTTTCAGAGAAGCTGCAATGAATCTGAGATGTTGTGGGGCGACTCGGGTTGGCAGTCGCCCCGGGCGGCCGCTAACATAACCGCTCCCCGACCTCGGTCAAGCGGCGCCCGGCCGCGACCCCGGTAGCCCGCCGGCACCCCCGGATCCGCGCCGTGCGTGAAGCCCGGCGCGCGCCGCCGCGCGGCCCCGCCCCCTCGCCGGGGGCGCGCCGTTTGACACCGGCCGCCCGCCCCGCTACTCGCGACGCATGCCCGGTCCCGACGCGCTGGACGACCTCCTCGATGCCGCCGCCGCCGCGCTCGAGGAGGGCGAGCCCGAGGAGGCGCTCGCCCGCGCCGACGAGGCGGTGGGCCAAGCGCCCCGGTCGGTCCCCGCGCTCCACCTGCGCGCCGCCGCGCTCGCCGCGCTCGATCGGCTCGACGACGCGGCCGAGGCGTACGACCGCGCGCTGGAGCGCGGCCGGGACGACCCCGAGCTGCTCGCGGGGGCGGCCGACTTCCACCTGAACGTGCTCGCCGACGAGGACACCGGGCGCGAGCGGGCCGAGCGCGCGCTGGAGCTGGCGCGCAGGGGCAGCCGGGCCGCCCGGAAGCTCGACGACCCGGACCTCGCCGCCGACCTCGCCTACCTCGAGGGCGCGGCGCTCGACCAGCTCGGCCGCGCCGACGAGGCGCTCGCGCGGCTGGAGGAGGCCGCGCGGACGGCGCCGGACCGGGTGGACATCCTGCTCGAGCAGGCGTTCGCCCTGTACGAGCTGTCGCGCCTCGACGAGGCGCGCGCGGTGCTGCTCCGGGCCGAGGCGCTCGACCGGAAGGACCCGTGGGTGCACCACCAGCTCGGGCTGGTGGCCGAGCGGCAGGGCGACGCGGCCGAGGCGGCGCGCCGGCTCGCGCGGGCGCGAAAGCTCGCGCCGGAGGAGTTCCCCGAGCCGGTGTCGCTCACGCACGAGGCGTTCGACGCCGCGGTGGAGGCGGCGCTGGAGCGGCTGCCCGAGCCGGTGCGGCGGTACCTGTCGAACGTGGCGATCACGGTGGAGGACCTGCCGCAGGACGACGACCTGCGCGGCTCCGAGCCGCCGCTCTCGCCGGCGATCCTCGGGCTGTTCCGCGGCGCGGCGTGGGGGCAGAAGGCGTCGATGGATCCGTGGAGCCACTTCCCGTCGTCGATCGTGCTGTACCAGAAGAACCTGGAGCGGTTCGCGCGGAGCCGCGAGGAGCTGATCGAGGAGATCGGCGTGACGCTGGTGCACGAGGTCGGGCACTTCCTCGGGCTGGACGAGGACGAGCTGTGGGAGCGGGGGTTGGATTAGGGGGGGCGGTCGGTCGAGGGAGCGCCTTGCGAGGGCAAGCTCTGTCGCCCTCACGCCCGCGGGCGCTGGGCGGCCTGCTTCGCCTTCCACGCCTCGATCGCGGCGCGGACGCGGGGCATGGCGGCGCGGGCGGCGTCGATGCCGGACTGGACGCAGCGCTTCTTCTGCGTGAAGTCGAGCATCCCCACGCCGCGCACGTCGGGCTGCACCAGCACGTCGGCGCCCTGCTTCCGGTGCGCCACGTTCTCCGCGAACATGATGTTGGTGGCCTGGAGGATCACGTCGAGCGCGTTGCGGATGCTGGTGTTCCCGACGTCCTCGGAGATGTCCACGGCGATCACCACGTCGGCGCCCTTCTCGCGGGCCACGTCGATGGGGATGTTGTCCACCACGCCGCCGTCCACGAGCAGCTTCCCCATGTGCCCGACCGGCTCGAAGATGCCGGGGATGGCCGAGGACGCGCGGACCGCGGGCGCGACGGGGCCGCGGTCGATCACCACCCGCGTGCCCCAGTTCAGGTCCGTCGCCACCGCCGCGAACGGCACCTTCAGCTGCTCGATGTTGGGCTGCTTCACCTTCGCCCGCACGAACGCGTCGAGCTTCTCGCCCTTGGCGTAGCCCATCCCCATCACCGCGTTCACCAGCCGGAAGTCGAACAGGTCGTCCTGCTGGAGCTGGAACGCGGTCCACTCGAGGTCGAACGAGTCCTTCTCGCTCGCGTACAGCGCGCCGATGAGGCTGCCGACGCTGGTCCCGACCACGAGGTCCACGGGGATCCGCTCCTGCTCGAGCACGCGGATCACGCCGATGTGGGCGAACCCGCGCGCGGCGCCGCCGCCGAGGACGAGCGCGATCCTGGGCTCGCGCACGGGGGCGGGCGGGGGAGCGACGGGCGCCGGGGCGGGCGCGGACGGGAGCTCCGCGGCGGGGGCGACGGGGCCGGCGGTGCGGCACGCGGCGAGCGCGGCCAGCGCGGCGGCGGCCAGGGGGGCGAGGGTGGCGAGCGGGGTGCGGCGCATCGGGCGATTCTGGCGCGGGACGCGGGCGCGCACCAGCGCCCTGGCGGCGCGGGGCGCTCCGACAGTCCCCTACAGATCCACCCGCCCGATCCGGCGCGCGGCGAGCGCCGCGGGCACCACGATCCAGAGCGCGAGCGACGACGCGAGCGCCGCGGCCGCGCCGGCGGGGCCGCCGGTGAGGCGCAGGAACGCGAGCGAGGCGGCCCCGAACGCCGCGGTGCCCTCGACGGCGAGCAGCGAGCCGGTGCGCACCGCGCCGACGGGGTTCGCGATCACCGCCACCACCAGCAGCCGCGAGGCGGTCCCGGAGGGCAGCAGGGACGCGACGCCCAGCGCCGCCACGTCGAGCAGCACCACGGCCGCGAACCAGACCACCACCGCCACCGCGAGCGCCCGCACCCGCCGGCGCCCCACCGCGCCGGCCGCGATCAGCGCCGCGATGGCCAGGAACGCCGCGGTGAGCAGGGCGGCGCCGAGGACCAGCAGCGCGTACCCTCCCCCGCCCTCCTCGCCGGCCTGAGAGAACACCACCACCCCGGCGACGCCGAAGCCGACCAGCTCGGCGGCGGAGAGCGCCGCGAACAGCCCGAGGAGCTCGCCGAGCAGGATGGTGCGGCGCGAGACGGGCTGGGCGTACAGCAGCTCGGCGGTCCCGCGCTCGGGTGCGAGCGCGAGGACGCCCATGAGCAGCGCGGCGAGCGGGACCACCAGGGCCACGAGCTCCACCAGCGACGCGCTGGTGCGCGCGAAGTCCTGGAAGCCGTGCCCGCCGGAGAGGACGTAGCCCGAGCCGGCGACGCCGAGCGCGAGCAGCGCGAACACCCCCGCGAAGATCTGCACCCAGCGCGAGCGCGCCGCGAGCAGCAGCTCCTGGCGCGCCACGAGGAGCAGCGGCGACGCGCCGGCGCTCATCGCGCCTCCGGCGCCGACCCGGGTCCGAGGAGCTCGGCGGCGGGCACCGGGACGGCGCCCGAGGCGACCGGGTCGGCGTCGCGGGAGGCGGCGTCGGCGTGGGCGATCAGCTCCGAGCCCATGGGCGTGCGCAGCCCGGGCACCCGCGAGTACGTCGCGGCCTCGGCGCGGACCCAGGCCGACGTCCGGTGATCCGCGACGTACGCCACCGCGCCGCGCGGCACGGGGGGATGCTCGCGCAGGTAGTCGCGCAGGCAGCCCAGGTCGTCGAAGAAGCGCGGCTCCTCGTTCGGCGCGACGAGCTGCGCGGCGAACTGCGGATCCGACACCGCCATCCGGCAGAAGGCACAGGCGTCGTTGCGCGGGTCGAGCTGCGCCGGTGCGGGCGGACCGCGCCGGCAGGCGGCGGCGCAGGCGAGGGCGCAGCCGATCGCGACGAGGCGCGCGGGGAAGCGTGCGGTCATGCGGAACCCTCCACCAGCTCGCGGTACAGCGGCTCCAGGCGCCCGTCCTCGGCGGTGAGGCTGCGGATCCCGGCCCCCGCCGCGCGGGCCAGCTCGAGCGCCTGCGCGCGCAGCGCGGGCGGCCCGGGGATCACCAGCTCCTCGCCGGTCCAGCGCGTCCCGGGCGCGAGCGCGGCGAGCCGCTCGGCCAGCCCCGCGGGGCAGGCGTCGAGCCGCAGGCGCATGCGCCCCCGCGCGGCGAGGCGGTCCGCCAGCTCGCGCTGCCCGAGCGCCGCGACCAGCCGCCCGTCCACCAGGATCGCGATCCGGTCCGCGAGCCGCTCGGCGTCGCCGAGCTGGTGCGAGCTGAAGAGCACCGTCCGCCCCTCGCCGCGCCAGCGCTCGACCAGCGCGTAGAACGCCGCCAGCCCGTCGGCGTCGAGCGCCGAGGTGGGCTCGTCGAGCAGGTAGGCCCGCGCGTCCGGCAGCGCCGCCACCGCCAGGCCGAGCCGCTGGGTCATGCCGCCCGAGTACGTGCCCACCGCCCGCTCCGCCGCGCCGTCGAGCGAGGCCGCGCGGAGCGCC from Anaeromyxobacter dehalogenans 2CP-C includes:
- a CDS encoding ABC transporter permease, translating into MSAGASPLLLVARQELLLAARSRWVQIFAGVFALLALGVAGSGYVLSGGHGFQDFARTSASLVELVALVVPLAALLMGVLALAPERGTAELLYAQPVSRRTILLGELLGLFAALSAAELVGFGVAGVVVFSQAGEEGGGGYALLVLGAALLTAAFLAIAALIAAGAVGRRRVRALAVAVVVWFAAVVLLDVAALGVASLLPSGTASRLLVVAVIANPVGAVRTGSLLAVEGTAAFGAASLAFLRLTGGPAGAAAALASSLALWIVVPAALAARRIGRVDL
- a CDS encoding GGDEF domain-containing response regulator, with translation MAYSVLLVDDERFARTVYSDYLRAAGYEVELAEDAEAALALLRQRRFDVLLTDVILPGSSGLDLLSAAKQLDPNLEVTVITALDKVDPAVRAMKSGASDYLVKPVTPEQLQLAVQRCLATRELLAENKVLRAHLTLFETGQRIAATLDRDKLVPMALASVAAAARSAVAVLLEKAADGSWVPSGTHGTDHPVAIELLAACPDELGALEAEPVARAEQAPGELGPFGPRVLLLPVTEEGALLGVVAVQAPGPLDPTAAEAVAYLCRNLGLALRNLGRLRQVEHLAYLDDLTHLYNTRYLDMALEREMQSGRPFSVLFMDLDHFKTVNDQHGHLSGSRLLVEVARVLRSCVRDEDVLVRYGGDEYVVLLVGIDSGGGLKVAERVRRAIEDHRFLSREGARVRVTASIGLASYPEHAQEKSEILDLADRAMYRGKRSSRNVVYMASKDLPPIPAGERP
- a CDS encoding nitrous oxide reductase accessory protein NosL, which gives rise to MTARFPARLVAIGCALACAAACRRGPPAPAQLDPRNDACAFCRMAVSDPQFAAQLVAPNEEPRFFDDLGCLRDYLREHPPVPRGAVAYVADHRTSAWVRAEAATYSRVPGLRTPMGSELIAHADAASRDADPVASGAVPVPAAELLGPGSAPEAR
- a CDS encoding metallopeptidase family protein, producing MPGPDALDDLLDAAAAALEEGEPEEALARADEAVGQAPRSVPALHLRAAALAALDRLDDAAEAYDRALERGRDDPELLAGAADFHLNVLADEDTGRERAERALELARRGSRAARKLDDPDLAADLAYLEGAALDQLGRADEALARLEEAARTAPDRVDILLEQAFALYELSRLDEARAVLLRAEALDRKDPWVHHQLGLVAERQGDAAEAARRLARARKLAPEEFPEPVSLTHEAFDAAVEAALERLPEPVRRYLSNVAITVEDLPQDDDLRGSEPPLSPAILGLFRGAAWGQKASMDPWSHFPSSIVLYQKNLERFARSREELIEEIGVTLVHEVGHFLGLDEDELWERGLD
- the groL gene encoding chaperonin GroEL (60 kDa chaperone family; promotes refolding of misfolded polypeptides especially under stressful conditions; forms two stacked rings of heptamers to form a barrel-shaped 14mer; ends can be capped by GroES; misfolded proteins enter the barrel where they are refolded when GroES binds), with the protein product MPAKEIAFHQPAREAILRGVQTLAEAVAVTLGPKGRNVVIEKSYGAPTITKDGVTVAKEIELESKFENMGAQMVKEVASQTSDKAGDGTTTATVLARSIYEEGLKLVAAGHNPMDLKRGIDRAVEVVVAHLKSLSTPTKGKDDIAQVGTISANGDTTIGNIIAEAMEKVGKEGVITVEEAKGLETTLDVVEGMQFDRGYSSPYFVTNPDRMEAALEDPYVLVTEKKITAMADLVPVLEQVARSGKPLLIIAEEVEGEALATLVVNKLRGTLHVCAVKAPGFGDRRKEMLKDIATLTGGTVVAEELGIKLEQLGLKDLGRAKRITVDKDNTTIVDGEGKKADIEARIKVIRGQIEESTSEYDREKLQERLAKLVGGVAVINVGAATETEMKEKKARVEDALHATRAAVEEGIVPGGGVAYLRSLADLQKLDVGQGDQRFGVQIVVKALEWPARRIAENAGWDGPVVVNKILEGKGAFGFNAATDTFEDLTKAGVIDPTKVSRTALQNAASVASLLLTTEAMVADKPKKKAAAGGGAGAGMGGGMDDMDY
- a CDS encoding patatin-like phospholipase family protein — encoded protein: MRRTPLATLAPLAAAALAALAACRTAGPVAPAAELPSAPAPAPVAPPPAPVREPRIALVLGGGAARGFAHIGVIRVLEQERIPVDLVVGTSVGSLIGALYASEKDSFDLEWTAFQLQQDDLFDFRLVNAVMGMGYAKGEKLDAFVRAKVKQPNIEQLKVPFAAVATDLNWGTRVVIDRGPVAPAVRASSAIPGIFEPVGHMGKLLVDGGVVDNIPIDVAREKGADVVIAVDISEDVGNTSIRNALDVILQATNIMFAENVAHRKQGADVLVQPDVRGVGMLDFTQKKRCVQSGIDAARAAMPRVRAAIEAWKAKQAAQRPRA
- a CDS encoding ABC transporter ATP-binding protein, with protein sequence MIRFEALTKRYGTHRAVEALSLEIAAGEVVALLGPNGSGKTTSLKVAAGLVLPTSGRVLAGEPPASTRDPAARRVLSFLPQRVSFPESLTGREVLEFYRRLRGAPAGAAERALRAASLDGAAERAVGTYSGGMTQRLGLAVAALPDARAYLLDEPTSALDADGLAAFYALVERWRGEGRTVLFSSHQLGDAERLADRIAILVDGRLVAALGQRELADRLAARGRMRLRLDACPAGLAERLAALAPGTRWTGEELVIPGPPALRAQALELARAAGAGIRSLTAEDGRLEPLYRELVEGSA